A genomic window from Gossypium hirsutum isolate 1008001.06 chromosome D10, Gossypium_hirsutum_v2.1, whole genome shotgun sequence includes:
- the LOC107914614 gene encoding 54S ribosomal protein L51, mitochondrial: MALRGVWQLKKLIVSYCDWGGSSRGIRAFMESELPTFKEKNPQLEVVTELIRGQHPHLKGFYKNKNERVVCVKNMTPEDILLYATRLRNALGRKVVKLKTRHVTKHPSVQGTWATDVKF; the protein is encoded by the exons ATGGCATTGCGAGGAGTTTGGCAACTTAAAAAACTGATAGTAAGCTATTGTGATTGGGGAGGGAGTAGCAGGGGCATCAG GGCATTTATGGAGTCGGAGTTACCGACTTTTAAAGAGAAAAACCCTCAGCTCGAGGTGGTTACTGAGCTCATTCGTGGGCAGCATCCACATTTGAAGGGCTTTTACA AGAACAAAAACGAGCGGGTGGTATGCGTGAAGAATATGACTCCTGAAGATATCCTTCTTTATGCAACCAGACTAAGAAACGCATTGGGAAGAAAGGTGGTGAAATTGAAGACAAGGCATGTAACCAAACACCCCAGTGTGCAAGGTACATGGGCAACTGATGTGAAATTTTGA
- the LOC107914616 gene encoding 40S ribosomal protein S4-like, which yields MARGLKKHLKRLNAPRHWMLDKLGGAFAPKPSSGPHKSRECLPLILILRNRLKYALTYREVIAILMQRHVMVDGKVRTDKTYPAGFMDVVSIPKTNEDFRLLYDTKGRFRLHAITGDETKFKLCKVRSVQFGQKGIPYLNTYDGRTIRYPDPLIKANDTIKLDLESNKIVDFIKFDVGNVVMVTGGRNRGRVGVIKNREKHKGSFETIHVQDAAGHEFATRLGNVFTIGKGTKPWISLPKGKGIKLSIIEEARKRLAAQAAA from the exons ATG GCTAGAGGGTTGAAGAAACACTTGAAGAGGCTCAATGCCCCCAGGCATTGGATGCTCGACAAGCTTGGTGGTGCATTC GCGCCCAAGCCATCGTCTGGACCCCACAAGTCGAGGGAATGTTTGCCACTTATTCTTATTCTGCGAAACAGACTGAAGTATGCTTTGACATACAGAGAAGTGATTGCTATTCTTATGCAAAGGCATGTTATGGTAGATGGGAAGGTTAGGACTGATAAGACCTACCCTGCAGGTTTTATGG ATGTTGTGTCAATTCCCAAGACAAATGAGGACTTCCGTCTCCTTTATGACACTAAAGGTCGTTTCCGCCTTCATGCCATCACTGGTGATGAGACTAAG TTTAAGCTCTGCAAAGTTAGGTCTGTCCAATTTGGCCAGAAGGGTATTCCATACCTGAATACCTACGATGGACGCACAATCCGTTACCCAGACCCTTTGATCAAAGCCAACGACACCATCAAGCTTGACTTAGAGAGCAACAAAATTGTTGATTTCATCAAGTTTGATGTTGGGAATGTTGTCATGGTCACTGGTGGAAGGAACAGGGGACGTGTTGGAGTGATTAAGAACAGGGAGAAGCATAAGGGTAGCTTCGAGACAATCCATGTACAAGATGCTGCTGGACACGAGTTTGCAACTCGTCTAGGCAATGTCTTCACAATCGGTAAAGGAACAAAGCCATGGATTTCGCTTCCCAAGGGCAAGGGTATCAAGTTGTCGATCATTGAGGAAGCGAGGAAGAGGCTTGCTGCTCAGGCTGCTGCTTAA